CACAAGTTATGACAGCAATCGATGCGACATGAGCTGCGCTGGGGACTCTGAAGATACTTGTGGTGGTACTTGGGCTATTGGACTCTTTAAACTCATCTCGTCGCCTTCAAGTACCTATGCCGATAGCATGTCCACCGACAGTGCAACTACAACCCTTGTTACTTTGACGGACACTGCAAGTGCCACCTCGGTCGCGAGTATCATAAACTCTGCTTCTGCAGTCACTGTTACTTCCGGATACGCCAGTGAAGCAGCTACCGTTACCGAGTCTACCACAATGTCGACATCTGTCATTGCTCCCACAAGTACGACTTCTACAGAATCTACCGCTTCTGCGGCGTCAACTTCTGtcccctcttcttccagcaCCCATCAAGTCTGGGCTCACTATATGGTCGGTAATACCTACCCTTATACTGCTTCAAACTGGGCTAGCGACATTTCTGCGGCTATAACGGCTGGTATTGATGGATTCGCACTTAACATGGGTTCAGACTACTGGCAACCCGCCCGTGTTGCAGATGCGTACTCTGTTGCCGCTTCCACAGGCTTCAAGTTATTCTTGTCTCTTGACATGACCGTTCTCAGCTGTTCATCATCTTCGGATGCCGCAAGTCTTGTCTCTATCGTTCAAAAGTACGCGAGTGCGACCGCTCAGGCTACCCACGAGGGCAAGGTACTCGTCTCCACCTTTGCTGGTTCAGATTGCGCTTTTAGCTGGCAGACAGACTTTGTAGATGCCCTCTCGTCTGCTGGGATTGACATATTCTTCATTCCTAGTATCTTCTCCGACATCACTACTTTCTCTTCCAACACTTGGATGGACGGTGAGCTCAACTGGAACTCTGGATGGCCGATGGGAAGCAATGACATCACCGTTGCCTCGGATGACGCGTACATGGCCGCCCTTGGCAGCAAAGAGTACATGCCCGCCGTGTCTCCGTTCTTCTACACTCACTTCGGTGCCAATTCCTGGAATAAGAACTGGCTTTACCGATCCGATGATTGGCTCTACTGCAATCGATGGGAAGATATTATCGCCATGCGTGACAGTGTGAAGATGACGGAAATCCTTACTTGGAATGATTACGGAGAATCATCATACATTGGTCCTATTGATGGTGCTCTTCCTGCAGGCTCTGAGACCTTCGTTGACGGTTTCACACATACTGCTCTCTACTCTCTCACCAACTATTACGCCACTGCGTTTAAGACCGGTGCATACCCGACTATTACAGCAGACGAAATCATCATGTGGGCTCGCCCTCATCCGCATGATGCGACTGCCTCATCCGACTCCATTGGCAGACCGACAGGCTGGTCTTACACTGACGATTACCTGTACGCAGTAGCCATGACTACCGACGCTGCTACTGTGACTCTTACATCAGGTTCTACCACCGAAACGTTCTCCGTCTCAGCCGGTCTCACTAAGCTCAAGATCGCTCTGTCCGCGGGTTCCATCTCTGGTTCGATCTCTCGTTCAGGCAACACGGTCGCTTCCTATGATGCAGGCTCTGCCTTCACGTACACTACTTCGCCCATCACGTACAACTTCAACTACTTTGTTGGATCTAGCTCTTCATAGTATTTTTGGGGATATAACTGGGCTGTAGTATTATCAGGTGTTAATAGTTGTTTGTTTTCTTGATCTAAAGAGGGATTTTCTTTATCTATATTGATCTCATTTAATCTCCATAGGTTTCGCTGTGTGCCAGCACAGCTGATCTTTATCTATTAGTACGCATTTATCTGTCTAGTATCGGAGTTGATGTACCTCTGGTTTTCAACTCTGCTTGGACTTGGCTTCGGATGTATATAGGTAGCCAAGATGGGCGATGAATGTACTTTTCTGCATAGCTTGTTGACTTCTTCTGTCCTCCGTCAATAACGGTGAAGTTCATGCGTGCGTGGCGGGTGACTGCGTGCGTTCGCCCGGATCTTCGTCGAGTTGCGCAAGTTCCGCTCTCTTCGGAGCTGGCCGATTGCACGATTCGtaaaaataaataataaaTATAGATAGTCAGGCGCAACCAGATAATAAGAATAAGCAAATGCGTGCACGATGCACACGACTCATCACGCCACCACATGATCCATTTCCTGTCCTATGGTCCGCATCGCGTACTTTAAATACGCCTGCTTGATGCCAACAAGGATTTCCGTACCAGCTATCTTTCCAAAAAGATTAACCGTGACGACCACACCTATCGCTATGCCCATAGCTTCTTCCAAGCCCTCCGCAGAGGTAACCCTTGATGTTGGTGGACAAGCAAACGTCGATCAATTACACAGGGTATCTCGTGACTTTCGTAGTGAGTCTGGCAATCCGTCCCAAGGCAAACGGCAGTCATCATTGCGACATCAACTGATGGTCATTATCTGCAGGTGATACCATTACTATTCCTACAGACGCTCAGCTCCTTTACTCTCTAAAGGCCACGAGAGGTGATGATGTATACGGTGAAGATCCTTCAACGGCGGCGCTTGAAAAACGCATAGCGAAACTCACCGGTAAGGAGGCTGCCATGTTTGCAGTCAGTGGCACCATGACCAATCGTATGTGTGCTGAAGTACAGAAGAACAAGTCTCGTGCAGTAGCGTACTGACGAATAACTTTATCGGGTGGTAGAGCTGGCCATCAGAACACACATGAAACAACCACCGCACAGTGTAATCACTGACTGGCGAGCACATGTCCATAAGATGGAAGGTACGTGTGATCTTCTCAAAAACCAGATGCATTCTGACAATGCGTCCTAGCTGGTGGGATCGCAATGTTTTCTCAGGCAACTACCCATCAAATTGTACCGGAAAATGGTTTACACTTGACCGTGGAGGATATCGAGCCGGCTTTGCAGCTGGGCACCAATATTCACATTGCTCCTACGAAGCTTATTTGCCTCGAGAATACTTTGTCTGGCATGGTTTTCCCGCAAGAGGAGATCGTGAAGATTGGGGAAATGGCAAGGAAACATGACATCGGCATGCATCTTGATGGCGCGAGGATCTGGAACGTTGCTGCCGATGTTATCGCGAAGAGAGGACTGAATCCCAATAAAGAGGAGGATCTCCAGACTGTGTGAGTAACTTTatttctttcttttctcctAAACACATTATCCTAACTCGTCGCATAGTCTTACCGAACTTATTGCTCCCTTTGACTCGGCATCGCTCTGCCTCTCTAAGGGCCTAGGTGCACCTATTGGTTCGGCATTGGTCGGTACTAAAGAATTCATCGACCGCGCCAAGTGGTTCCGCAAGGCTTTTGGGGGAGGTATCAGGCAGGCTGGCGGGATAGCTGCGTCTGCGGATTACGCTATAACGCATCACTTCCCAAGACTTGTAAAGACACACGAACTTGCATCGCGACTGGAGCATGGGTTGAGAGAGCTGGGGTGTGATATCCTAGCGCCAGTGGACACCAACATGGTACGCTTATTTGTCTGTTCATTGTTTTCATCCCCACGCTAATCTTCATATACAGGTATTTTTCCAACCTAAACCAATTGGACTCCCTCTCGACGCTGTCATGGCCAGGCTGGCTGCTCTTCCTGACCCCATCATTATCGGTCGTGAACGTTGCGTTGTCCATCATCAGATTTGCCCGCAAGCGATTGAAGATTTTATTGGCTGTATCGCCGaaatgaagaaagaaaaagaagaaaacgGCGAGTGCAAGGTTACCACGCTAGGGCAGGAGGAGAAAGACAAATTGTATAGGTTTGTAGGTTCGGAAACCAATGACGAAACGAGCGAAGCCGAATTGAGAAAGAAGGCTGCTTTGGGATATTAATGTTCTTTTGCCATATTATTTGTGCAACTTGTACTTTACGAACTAACTGTATAATGTAATGGCAACGTAGTGGGACATACGATGGCCAAATATGCATTTCTACGTATTATGTAGAAGCTTTACCACACATATGCTACGACATGCAGAATGGCAAACTGCAGGACGTGATGAACGACAAGCAACGTCGATAAAATAGTGGTGCCTAGCGTCGGATGAGGCCGATAGATGGACGAAGAGTGGAGACGACAAGATTGGTAAAAAGCGGGAAAGGTCAGATGAAAAAAAGTCAGATTTATGGATGGAAAAGGTCAGATTTTGACCAAGCAGCTGACGTCTACGTGAGAAATATGACCTTTTTTAGATTTTATCTGACCTTTTTGTGTGTAATTTGACCTTTTTGGAGTGGAGCGGTTCGCAAGCGAGGTGGGCGGGACAAAATGCGCCGGGCGGCGACTCAAGCGACGTCCACGCAATAACCGTCGTTTCGCCATCTCACCCAGTAAACGAAGACTCTTATTGAATGGTCAAATTTTACTCGCATCCCTAACATCTCACAGCTTCTCCCCCTATAAAGCCCAGCAGCCCCCCTCTGAGATCACCACAATGTCCCCTCGAATCGCCACTCTTCTCTCTCGGACTATCCGCACCTCCACCAGGTCTTTCGCCTCCACCTCCGTTAACATGTCTGCCCCTGTCCGCACTTCTGCCCAATGGTCTGACTTTGGCCGTGAACACGTCTCTCACGGTCTTGGTCGAATAAAGGACCATGTCATCGTCAAGGGTGAGGGCCTCAACCTTCATACCGCTGATGGCAAGAAGTTGCTCGACTTCACTGCAGGTATCGGAGTTACTAACCTTGGACAGTGAGTGTTGTCCTCTTTATCTTCCAATATGTCTAGCTCATGACGCCCCTTTAGCTGCCACCCCGCGGTCTCCAAGGCTGCTGCTGAACAGATCAACAACCTCGTTCACCTCCAGTGCTCCATCGCTTTCCACCAGCCCTATCTTGAACTCATTGAGAAGCTTCTCCCTGTTATGCCCCACTCCTCCCTTGACcagttcttcttctggAACTCTGGTTCCGAGGCTGTTGAGGCCGCCGTCAAGCTCACCAGGAAGGCTACCGGCAAGCAGAACGTAATTGTCTTCCAGGGCGCTTACCACGGCCGAACCATGGGTTCCGGTTCCATGACCAGGTCTAAGCCCATCTACACCCAGAGCACCGGACCTTTGATGGTGAGCTTTCTTTCCAGTCGTTGATAAACATTTACTGATTATTTCTGTCTTTTGTAGCCCGGCGTCATTGCCACTCCCTACCCGTACTGGCACTCCCTTGGCGTTTCTCCTTCTACTTCCGAGGAGGAACTCGTCAACATCGCCAAATACCAGCTTGACCTTCTCCTTCGTCAGCAAACTAGCCCCAAGGATGTTGCCGCCATCTTCATTGAGCCCGTCCAGGGTGAGGGGTACGTAGCATATCTCACACAGTTCATGGGACAGTCCAGCTCATAGTATATTCCCTAAATAGTGGTTACGTCCCTTGCCCTCCTGCCTTTTTGAAGCATCTTCGAGAGGTTTGCGACAAGCACGGTATCCTTCTCGTTGTCGATGAAGTTCAGACTGGTTTCTTCCGAACCGGCAAGTACTTTGCCGTCAGTTCCATTCCCGATTTCCGACCCGACGTCCTTGTCTTCGCCAAGGGTATCGCCAACGGTTTCCCCCTCTCCGGTATCGCCTCCACTAAGAAGCTCATGGATACTCTTGACGTTGGTTCTTTGGGTGGCACTTATGCCGGTAACGCCGTTGCCTGTGCCGCCGGTATCGCCGCTCAGGAAATCTATGCCTCTGGTGAGATTGAGAAGAATGTTGCCGCTCGATCCGAGCAGCTCTTCACCGCCCTCAACAAGCTTGCCTCCTCCGAGAAGACCAAGCACCTTATTGCTGATGTGCGAGGTGTTGGTCTCATGACTGCCATCGAATTCCGTTCTGCTTCCGACCCTCTTACCCACGAGGGATTGCCCGAGGGCGCCAAGATCCCCAAGGACATTGGCAAGAGGGTTCAGGCTTACTGCCTTGAGAAGGACTTATTGGTTCTTACCACCTCTTGCTTCGACACTATCAGATTCATTCCTGCTTTGGTCATCAacgaggaggagatgaagagggCGATGGACATTTTCACCGAGGCCGTTGAGAAGGTTGCCCTCGAGGCATAGAAAACTGGCGCAGAGTTGTAAAGAAAGAAGTTTCATATATTTGTATTTTCAGGATACCTTGTCTTTCGTATGCATTTGGGCCAATCAGATATTCCAGCGGGCTTCCGTCAGTAGGAATAGAAAAGCTCATAACGCATGAGACTCTTAGAATTCTATCGGTGAATTTGTTCAGCATAATGATCGCCATGTATGTGTTAAAAGCGTTATAAATAGGATGCATCACAACCAAATACATTTCAGTTTTTCATATGCAAAAAGTTCTCGATTGTTGATATTGCTACCACAAGAAAACATGACAAGCCCCctaaaaaaaaaaaaacaaagCGGAAAACATCTACTGCGTCATGAAACACGTGGGCAGTCTATGAGCCGAACCAAGAGTTATGAAGACCGACAGTATCGTTAGGAGAAAGTGCAGCAGACGGTCCGATTTTGGGAGAATGGTTGGGTAAACCAATAAGAGAGTCGGATCCGTTCATGGGTCCGCTGCAGCCAAGCTGCACTTCTGACTGCTCAACAGCAGCTTGATTTTTTTTGGCTTTAGCATTGTCATTTCTCAACCTCATCAAGTGTTCGAGGTATCTGTCATCGACACCGCCAGTAACGTATTCACCGGTAAAGACGGAGCAGTCGAATTGTTCGATGGAAGGGTTAAATTGCTTGCACGAGGCAACTAGGTCTTCAAGAGTTTGGTAAATGACGAGGTCGACGCCAATGTGCTCGGCAATTTCTTCGGTGGTTCGACCATGGGCGACGAGCTCTTGGGGTGAAGGCATGTCGATACCATAAACGTTCGAGTGACTTTGAGGAATAATTAGCATGCGGGCAAAACCATAAGCAACATGACACTTACCGGATGGGAGGCGCACAGGATGCGAAAACGACCTTCTTGGCTCCCACATCCTTGGCCATTTGCACAATCTCCTTGGAGGTGGTGCCTCGAACAATGGAATCTGAAGATAACTGTCAGTACCAATACAGTACACCAATGATATGACTCACCATCAACAAGCATGACAACCTTGTCAGCAAACTCCATGGGCATGGCATTGAGCTTTCGTCGAACGTTCTTGCGTCTGCGGTATATATTAGCATCATTGTGGTAAAAGTGAGCGAAGAGGATTTACCGCTGCGTCTGCCCCGGCATGATGAAAGTTCTACCAACATAACGGTTCTTGACAAACCCTTCTCGGTAAGGGATTCCAAGATGTTGAGCAAGTTGCAAAGCGGCTACTCGAGAGGTGTCGGGCACAGGAATCACCACATCCACAGATAAACCAGCCTTGGCCAACTCCTTCTTGGCTGTCTCAGCGAGGTACTCTCCCATGGCCATTCGGCTTCGGTAGACACTGATACCGTCGATCGTGGAGTCGGGTCGCGCAAAATAGACATACTCGAAAATGTCGGGAGAGAAGACTTGAGGTTCGGCAACTTGGCGACGAGTGACTTTTTCACgggtgatgatgatggcTTCACCACCCTTGACGTCCTCCCAATCGTTGAAACCCAATCCCTGAGCAACAATGTTCTCACTCGCGACCAAATAGTCAAGTCCGCCCCGGGCACCTTTCCTGGTGGCGATGCCCACAGGTCGGATACCGTTGGGGTCCCTAAAGACCACAAGACCAAAACCAGCAATCATGGCCACACAAGCGTAGGCACCAACACAGGCTTTGGTAAGATCACCGACGGCAGTGAAAATATCTTCCTCATTGATACGGAACTTCCCAGTCTTTTGAAGGTTGTTGGCAAGGATGTTGAGAAGAAGCTCAGAGTCAGAATCAGTGTTGATATGCCTATGAGCGTCGACATCAAGGAACTGTCTCAAAGCGGGGGTGTTGACCATGTTGCCGTTCTATAGCAGCGTCAGGGAGGTCTTTTTACTACATCCGATGACATGCGACGTACGTGGGCGAAGCAGATTCCATAAGGAGAGTTGACATAGAAAGGCTGGGCCTCGGCATGAGCAGAACTGCCCGCCGTGGGGTATCGAGCTACATTACAAATCAGACAATGGGCCTTCAGATGGGAAGTTACATGGTGCTCACCGTGACCGATACCCATCCAGCCCTTGAGACCAGCAACGGCAGCCTCATCAAATACATCCCTGACCATACCATTCGCCTTGACCTGATAGAATCGACCACCCGACCCGCAAGTGACGACACCAGCGGCGTCCTGGCCACTGTGGCGAACATAAATACCAATCAGCGACAATGCACATCGGACAGTTGATAAGCTAATGGAATCTTACCGGTGCTGTAAAAGGGAAAGACCCTCAGCACTAATTACAATGTGTCAGCACCTCCTGAAGACATGATCGAAAAGGACTTACAGCTCTGTGCCCGCAAGAATGGTCTGCGTGGCCAGAGGGTCGTGAAGGAGGAGACCGATGATACCGCACACTGTTGCTGTGAGTtggggaaggagaaagaaggagaagggggGAGGACTTACTGTTTTGAGCGGGCGGAAAGAGGGGGATTAGTTGGACAACCAATCTAAAAAAAAACCAAAACCAAAATCATAAAATAAATTATTATCCTCGCTCGTCTCCCTCGTCTACTCCTTCGGCAAAATCCTTccatcagcagcagcagcagcttcttcttccaagCGATCGGTTAATCACACGTCACCCGTGCCTGTTGCCAggcaccaccaccaccaccagcagGCGAGCGTACTCGTAATAACCAGCAAGTATACTTCATCTGCCAGCATACAATAGTAGTGTATCAGATCCTTTCCCTCACATTACATCTTCCCTTGTCCTCCAGCACAGAAATACAGATGTCATCCATAGCACCAGAAGCAGACACATCTCTCAGGAGATCCTCGAGGGTCACGAAGGTATTTCCATCGTCACCTCGCATTGACGCGTCAGTGCTCAGTTACAACGCGTAGCGAATCGTGATTGCAGATAACGATGAGGGGAATGAAGGGTGTCAACCCGCCCCCAAAAAATCCAGAGCATCCAAGCCAAAAAAGGAATCTGCGGTTGTTATCTCCGACGTCGCTGAAATACCTGTCGAAGCCGCTTCCTCACCCCCTAAGGCTAAAGAGTCTGGCGGCGCAGCGGTTAGTAAATCCAAGAAAGCGCCAActgggaagaagaatgaaaTAACTCCTGATGAAGGTAATGAAGAGcatgaggatgaagaggatggcGAGGTGTTAAAAATGGGAGATAAGCTCCCAAGCATCAAATTGAATGACGAGGAGGGGAACACGGTTGATGTTTCGACATTGATCGGTGAGAAGGGCgttgtcttcttcttgtaCCCCAAGGTGGGTCCATTTTTGGGTAGAGATCAGAATGTATCATTTACTGATGGAACTCAAGGCTGATACACCAGGATGTACTAACCAAGCATGTGGCTACAGAGACATGTACGACGAAATTGCGGCATTCGGGTATGAGGTTTATGGACTTTCAAAAGATACTCCAACCGCACAACAAAAGGTACTCGCAGTTTGCGCCCTTCTGTCAAGCCCAGGACTGATATACTTTCAGTGGaaaaccaaaaaatctCTCACCTATCATCTTCTCAGTGATCCCAAGAGCAAGCTGATCAAAAGGTTAGTCCTTGACCTCGATCCTACACCATCCTCGCTGATCTCTTGATGCCTCATCAGGCTGGGTGCATTCGTTCCTCCCAAAAAGTCAGTGTTTCTGGCAATGCATTACCGGGTGGCTCCTATATGCTGACAGTTAAATGCATAGCACCAAGCGTTCTCATTTTATTTTCGAGAAGGGAACAGGCAATCTTATCGACGTTGCTATCGGCGTCAAGCCCGCAGAAGAGTAAGTTTGACCACGAAAGGCTTAGATAGAACTTGACTGACACTTGATCTGATAGCCCTAACAATGTTCTCGGTTTCTTAACTGAGAAATATTCATAATGGACAAGCAGTGCATATGCTCATTCGGAGCTGGCGTTGCTCAGGGGAGGTGGTAGGTTAATCTTAATGTGCTGATTTCTTGAACATCCTTGCACTTGACGATCTCTCGTGTAATTCCGATTGAGCAACTTGAAAAGGAATTACGCAGGAATCAGTTGCATAgtaataataaataatcTTTTATTGAACCGTTGCTGGTACAAGTTGGCGGCGACACGTATGTAACACGGCTAAAGTAACAAAACATACACGAAGAAGCTGTAGAGACCGTAACAAACTCGATCGTTCTCGCTAGCAATCAATCTTCTGCTGACAGATACATCGGATGCTGAGCATTGACATACAACCAACGAAGGATATTGTCATCGCACACATCAGCAAAAAATGGACCTCGAATTGCCAGACATCACAGCATCACTATTAGTCGTTCGTACTATAAGCACTAAGCACAAAGCACTAAATAATCAATAGCTGAGAACTTCGTCCTGTCATTTCACAATCATATTGTTTCCAGCTGACTACGTTGTTGACTGGCAAGTCTGCTCAAGTGTCTATTGCTCATCCCATTGATCTTCATGATCCAAGACTCCAACAATGTTTTAGGGCATCCATTAAGCTCATGGATAACGGAGATAAACACAAGAAGATTCAGGTGCTCTTATTAAGTTGTTATGCATAGCAATAGGCGATACCAACAGTGAATGTAATGAATGTGAAATAATCAGACATAAACCTAAGGTTACCATAATAGTCAGCTTTCAATCCTTCCAACATGAGCAGAAAATTTTCAAGAAAGGGAGAAATTGTCAGAGGTAAAAAGTAAGGTAGCGTGGTTTTTTCAGCATCGACGACGGTAAAGACGTCCTCAAGCCAAATGCACTCGGGTCATCGTTCGTAAGGGAGAGCAAAATAAACAGAAAACAGACTGAAAGAAATCAAGGAAAGTTCATGCTCACCTAACTAAGGCTATCAACAGTTTGCCGTTGTCGTTTGTCGGGCACTGTGGTGAAAATCGAAATTTGTTGGAACGTCGATCAGAAAGCCCGCTCCTGCCCACGGTATCTCCCAAGCTTTCCCCAAAGGGCCAGTTGGTACCATACCGCCAGCTTCTTCGATAACCTCCCGGAACCTCCCCCGAAAGAGAGGACCGACGGCTAAATGCCTCTGTGAAAGAGCGAAGCGGGTGACTAGATCATCCCCTCGACGTGGAAAATGTGGCTAGTGTGGACTAGCAAAAAAGAACGATTACTATACAGAGATCCTGCAGAGTAAGGtcgatgaagaaaaggaaaagaatgGGTGATGCATTTGCCTTAAATAGGTCTGGCAGAGCGAGTGAGGGACCGACCGTGGGAAAAGGATTAGGCAAAAGTGGAGGTCAAACGGGAGAAAAGTGCACAAAGTACCTCGGCGTTAAGGGTATTCCAAGTGTTAACGCCTACGCACTCGGTAAAGAACGCGTGATAGAAGACCTAAGAGTCCCATAGAAAAGAGGGATTTCGCTTATTAAACGAGGCGAAGCCATCACCGCACGGCGCTGTGGTTGTCTGactccttcttttccaaGAAGCGATAATTAATAAAATTGTTAGGATGAACCACCTTTCATTACTATGCAGTAATCGTTTTTATATGAGCTACGTTTATCTTTCTTGTTTATTTTAGTCACCGAGTGTCATCATATGGTGGACGCAGCTGAAGGTTGTTGGAGCTTTGGTTATCATACATAAAGCTTGACGAGATGCGCATGCAACAATAGACTCTTAAGCAGGCTGGGCGGTCAAATAGCCAAGTCGAAACGGTTTAGCGCGGAATGACAGCACGAAGTCGCAGCTATTGATTACCTACTACATACTACAGGCAACTAACGATGATGTTGTGAAAGTCATGGCAATTTGAGGTCCATTTGTTGCTATTAATGTTTCTATCTGATTGTCATAATGTTCTTGGTTGGCTGTGTCTTCCGTTCTGCCACATCAATGCAGATGTATTACAAGCGATTAGATCTCATGGTGCTTTTCCATGAGCGTCCTATAGTGACGGTCATTTAATGCATCAACAATTGATATACTTGCACTACCGCATCTGCAGTGAATAACGCGAGAACGAACAGCGAGGACGGACGGAGGTTgcgagaagaagaggtggaggcgCCGCTTGGCGGATATGACCGACCCCCGAATGCGGTCGCTGTCGTCGCGTTCCACGTCCAACACCCATCATCAGCATTATCGCTCTCCGCGTCCTCGACTGTCGCTCAAGCCTCTCATTTTTGACAATTACAATTGTTGATCGAGAGACCTGAGTTCTATAACCGAAAGTGACGATATCATGCTTTCGTTTCTCCGAAATACACCGGTTCTCGGCCTCCTTACTTTACTCACTGCGACTTCAGTCACCGCTAAGGGAGCACTTGGAATCAAGGCCGCCAAAGTAGCTATCACATCCCTTGATGGACTGAACGACGCAACCTATACGTAAGTCATGTGCTGTTAGCATCAAAAAAGCGGTAAATAACTTGAATCCACTTAGTCTCAAAGAACccactcctcttccttcccccATCGTCCTTTCTGAGACCTCAAGCTTCAAGCTTGCTTTTTCTGTCATTGACACGATATCTGGAGAATCAGTGTATCCTCAACAAgcccatcttcttcttgaagGCCTCcaagatgatgatgatgatgtgACTTTGCCCATTACTGTCAAAAGCAACGGCAAGGCTCAAATAACTATAGTAAGCCCTCGCAGTCGAATTGCGCAGTCTGTGCTCACACAACGGCAGAATCCTGCTAAGCCTCATCCTGCTCTTTTACCTACCCGTGGCAAATTCCGTCTcactctccttctttcgTCGCTGAATGAATACACTCCTCTCGCTTATCCTTTGGGCGAAATCTGTATTCCTGAATCTATTTTGCAGCCCCGTCCTCGAAAGCGACATGATCTCCCTCCACGAGCTGGTGAACCAGCATTCCAGCCTGAGCAGGAGCTATTCCACACTTTCAAGGAAGACCCTAAGACTGTGGGATGGGCAAAAAGTGGTGCTGGAGTTGTAGTAACCCTTGCACCTTGGGGTGTACTTT
This DNA window, taken from Cryptococcus gattii WM276 chromosome C, complete sequence, encodes the following:
- a CDS encoding uncharacterized protein (Similar to TIGR gene model, INSD accession AAW42417.1); translation: MAPIIETAITLLAIAGSVAEAKPLRTPGRHAPPGVANVLASSKRSLHSLLARYYGTAHGLSKPPSLPTKRDTSLPEGWSTFGCVAESYDERLLQGFAFSSSSLTPLLCVTECAKLGYTMAGTEYGDECYCGDSFEGNGGGMASSSVCNMACEGDTSEVCGTSWYLNLYTYNSSALPLCTGTTSTVSAAVEETSSLLSTYYSYSESSVTATATVSSGAIETAGSVTDNVSGDAASATASTTSSAVTSTSTYPIHEDSDDSSGWYALGCGLDSEDRLLSSYFIRLDNMTVDSCLTICEDRGYMYGGLEYSDECYCGNSLPSSTSYDSNRCDMSCAGDSEDTCGGTWAIGLFKLISSPSSTYADSMSTDSATTTLVTLTDTASATSVASIINSASAVTVTSGYASEAATVTESTTMSTSVIAPTSTTSTESTASAASTSVPSSSSTHQVWAHYMVGNTYPYTASNWASDISAAITAGIDGFALNMGSDYWQPARVADAYSVAASTGFKLFLSLDMTVLSCSSSSDAASLVSIVQKYASATAQATHEGKVLVSTFAGSDCAFSWQTDFVDALSSAGIDIFFIPSIFSDITTFSSNTWMDGELNWNSGWPMGSNDITVASDDAYMAALGSKEYMPAVSPFFYTHFGANSWNKNWLYRSDDWLYCNRWEDIIAMRDSVKMTEILTWNDYGESSYIGPIDGALPAGSETFVDGFTHTALYSLTNYYATAFKTGAYPTITADEIIMWARPHPHDATASSDSIGRPTGWSYTDDYLYAVAMTTDAATVTLTSGSTTETFSVSAGLTKLKIALSAGSISGSISRSGNTVASYDAGSAFTYTTSPITYNFNYFVGSSSS
- a CDS encoding threonine aldolase, putative (Similar to TIGR gene model, INSD accession AAW42419.1~Probable threonine aldolase) encodes the protein MVRIAYFKYACLMPTRISVPAIFPKRLTVTTTPIAMPIASSKPSAEVTLDVGGQANVDQLHRVSRDFRSDTITIPTDAQLLYSLKATRGDDVYGEDPSTAALEKRIAKLTGKEAAMFAVSGTMTNQLAIRTHMKQPPHSVITDWRAHVHKMEAGGIAMFSQATTHQIVPENGLHLTVEDIEPALQLGTNIHIAPTKLICLENTLSGMVFPQEEIVKIGEMARKHDIGMHLDGARIWNVAADVIAKRGLNPNKEEDLQTVLTELIAPFDSASLCLSKGLGAPIGSALVGTKEFIDRAKWFRKAFGGGIRQAGGIAASADYAITHHFPRLVKTHELASRLEHGLRELGCDILAPVDTNMVFFQPKPIGLPLDAVMARLAALPDPIIIGRERCVVHHQICPQAIEDFIGCIAEMKKEKEENGECKVTTLGQEEKDKLYRFVGSETNDETSEAELRKKAALGY
- a CDS encoding Aminotransferase, putative (Similar to TIGR gene model, INSD accession AAW42421.1); the encoded protein is MSPRIATLLSRTIRTSTRSFASTSVNMSAPVRTSAQWSDFGREHVSHGLGRIKDHVIVKGEGLNLHTADGKKLLDFTAGIGVTNLGHCHPAVSKAAAEQINNLVHLQCSIAFHQPYLELIEKLLPVMPHSSLDQFFFWNSGSEAVEAAVKLTRKATGKQNVIVFQGAYHGRTMGSGSMTRSKPIYTQSTGPLMPGVIATPYPYWHSLGVSPSTSEEELVNIAKYQLDLLLRQQTSPKDVAAIFIEPVQGEGGYVPCPPAFLKHLREVCDKHGILLVVDEVQTGFFRTGKYFAVSSIPDFRPDVLVFAKGIANGFPLSGIASTKKLMDTLDVGSLGGTYAGNAVACAAGIAAQEIYASGEIEKNVAARSEQLFTALNKLASSEKTKHLIADVRGVGLMTAIEFRSASDPLTHEGLPEGAKIPKDIGKRVQAYCLEKDLLVLTTSCFDTIRFIPALVINEEEMKRAMDIFTEAVEKVALEA
- a CDS encoding amidophosphoribosyltransferase, putative (Similar to TIGR gene model, INSD accession AAW42423.1~Amidophosphoribosyltransferase (Glutamine phosphoribosylpyrophosphate amidotransferase) (ATASE)), with the protein product MCGIIGLLLHDPLATQTILAGTELAEGLSLLQHRGQDAAGVVTCGSGGRFYQVKANGMVRDVFDEAAVAGLKGWMGIGHARYPTAGSSAHAEAQPFYVNSPYGICFAHNGNMVNTPALRQFLDVDAHRHINTDSDSELLLNILANNLQKTGKFRINEEDIFTAVGDLTKACVGAYACVAMIAGFGLVVFRDPNGIRPVGIATRKGARGGLDYLVASENIVAQGLGFNDWEDVKGGEAIIITREKVTRRQVAEPQVFSPDIFEYVYFARPDSTIDGISVYRSRMAMGEYLAETAKKELAKAGLSVDVVIPVPDTSRVAALQLAQHLGIPYREGFVKNRYVGRTFIMPGQTQRRKNVRRKLNAMPMEFADKVVMLVDDSIVRGTTSKEIVQMAKDVGAKKVVFASCAPPIRHSNVYGIDMPSPQELVAHGRTTEEIAEHIGVDLVIYQTLEDLVASCKQFNPSIEQFDCSVFTGEYVTGGVDDRYLEHLMRLRNDNAKAKKNQAAVEQSEVQLGCSGPMNGSDSLIGLPNHSPKIGPSAALSPNDTVGLHNSWFGS